A portion of the Saimiri boliviensis isolate mSaiBol1 chromosome 1, mSaiBol1.pri, whole genome shotgun sequence genome contains these proteins:
- the LOC120367611 gene encoding small ribosomal subunit protein eS27-like — MPLTKDLLHPSPEEEKRKHKKKCLVQSPNSYFMDMKCPGCYKITTVFNHAQTVVLCVGCSTVLCQPTGGKARLTEGCSFRRK; from the coding sequence ATGCCTCTCACAAAGGATCTCCTTCATCCCTCtccagaagaggagaagaggaaacacAAGAAGAAATGCCTGGTGCAGAGCCCCAATTCCTACTTCATGGATATGAAATGCCCAGGATGCTATAAAATCACCACAGTCTTCAACCATGCACAAACAGTAGTTTTGTGTGTTGGCTGCTCCACTGTCCTCTGCCAGCCTACAGGAGGAAAAGCAAGGCTTACAGAAGGATGTTCTTTCAGGAGGAAGTAG